The sequence GTGCAGGCTCTCGTCCGGAATTCCATCACCACCCCGTCGCCCATTCAGGCCCTGGCCGTTCCGGATGCGCTCGCAGGCAAGAACGTTCTCGGCCGTGCACAGACCGGATCGGGTAAGACGCTGGCCTTCGGCCTGCCCATGCTCACCCGTCTCGCCCGCCACGAAGACCGGCCGGCGCCCAAGCGTCCCCGCGCCCTGGTTCTCGTTCCCACCCGCGAACTCGCCTTCCAGGTCGTGGAATCCCTCAACTCGTACGCGGGTGCGCTCGGTCTGACCGTGCGCCCGGCGGTCGGCGGCACCCCGTTCACCAAGCAGGTCGACCAGCTGCGCCGTGGCGTCGACATCCTCGTCGCCACCCCCGGGCGCCTCGGTGACCACCTGCGTCAGGGCACCTGCGTCCTCGACTCCATCGAGATCACCGCACTCGACGAGGCCGACCAGATGGCGGACATGGGCTTCCTGCCCGAGGTGCGTTCCATCCTCGGTGAGACCCCGGCCGACGGTCAGCGGCTGCTGTTCTCGGCCACCCTCGACCGCGAGGTGCAGTCGCTGGTCCGGCAGTTCCTGCCCGACCACGTTCAGCACTCCACCGAGGACGGGCGCGCCAGCGTCGACACGATGGCGCACTACGTCCTCCTGGTGGACCGCGGCCAGAAAGACAATGTTCTGGCGGAAATCGGTGCGCGCGAAGGCCGCACCATCATGTTCGCCCGCACCAAGCTCGGCTGCGAGGGCATCACCGACCGGTTGCGTGCAGTCGGGATCGCCGCGGAGTCGCTGCACGGCGGCAAGGCGCAGAACCAGCGCACCCGCGTCCTCGAGCGTTTCAAGAACGGCCGCACCCCTGTGCTCGTCGCGACGGACGTCGCGGCGCGCGGCATCCACGTCGACGGTATCGACCTGGTGGTCCACGTCGATCCGCCTGCCGATCACAAGGATTACCTGCACCGTGCCGGGCGCACCGCTCGCGCCGGTGAGAAGGGCACGGTCGTCGCGATCGTGCTCCCGAATCAG comes from Rhodococcus oxybenzonivorans and encodes:
- a CDS encoding DEAD/DEAH box helicase; the protein is MTSAEDVSSVSEENTTETVTFAEIGLPESLVQALVRNSITTPSPIQALAVPDALAGKNVLGRAQTGSGKTLAFGLPMLTRLARHEDRPAPKRPRALVLVPTRELAFQVVESLNSYAGALGLTVRPAVGGTPFTKQVDQLRRGVDILVATPGRLGDHLRQGTCVLDSIEITALDEADQMADMGFLPEVRSILGETPADGQRLLFSATLDREVQSLVRQFLPDHVQHSTEDGRASVDTMAHYVLLVDRGQKDNVLAEIGAREGRTIMFARTKLGCEGITDRLRAVGIAAESLHGGKAQNQRTRVLERFKNGRTPVLVATDVAARGIHVDGIDLVVHVDPPADHKDYLHRAGRTARAGEKGTVVAIVLPNQKRTFRKLTGMAGVDATAVPVAPGSEVLTTITGAKVPTGQPVKDPAFRSDRGGDRRFGDRGPRRESGFGGRDGGYRGNRSSSEGRGDRPSGGRSFEDRGPRRDQSDTRSGGYRGDRPQRDGDNRGGDNRSSGYRGDRDNRTFGDRAPRRDFGDSAPRREYGGSSSGAPRRDYGDRGESHRGTGERSFDRSAPRRDFADRDNRGGGFRRDDRRPAASPDRRPAATGGGFRSRTDRRSYDGFDGPRREQRS